In Mycoplasmopsis cynos, the following are encoded in one genomic region:
- a CDS encoding PTS transporter subunit EIIC has translation MMQSTTLQPQKTFIQRTLSTISKIGSTLMFPIAVLPVAAILLRIGAELPDATVFSKIVQTIIIKPGGVVFDNLHLIFAVGIAFGFTKDKRGEAAFAGLIAGLIITTLVPLLVKEFYGSINLGKEVPIYNDKKVITGKILGFEAIFGNKFDAILGSNVLSAIVTGAIIAFVYNRANNVELPKALGFFSGRRLIPALAIITTTLFGILWAIIFPWIAWIIYFISKHLSDNTKVGEGTNISNRFIRASIMGVYGFINRLLIPFGLHHIPNNLFWFQLGEWAKEGGEAGEKVNGDIFIFLNGVAKNNPGGIFQAGFFPVMMFGLPALVGAFIWTAENKVQKIRVLGLFGSAAVISFLSGITEPIEFAFLYVSPLLYFIHAILTGIFAFITGAFGIQLGFGFSAGLLDFITSIPKSLRIINESNFEGLSRVFANPGWIIPIGLLTATTYLFVGKFVIEKLNLDTPGRGKGVILETETTETPKSIGHLGFSEKARSIVKNLGGWDNIVEYNNCSTRLRYLVKDSSLINEDGIKKAGAFGITKVTDISIQIIIGVEAEKINNEIVSNVGNELE, from the coding sequence ATGATGCAATCAACAACATTACAACCTCAAAAAACCTTTATTCAAAGAACATTGTCAACAATAAGCAAAATTGGTTCAACATTAATGTTTCCAATCGCAGTTTTACCAGTTGCTGCCATATTGTTAAGAATTGGAGCAGAGCTCCCAGATGCAACAGTATTTTCAAAGATTGTGCAAACAATTATTATTAAACCAGGTGGTGTTGTGTTTGATAATCTACACCTTATATTTGCAGTCGGAATCGCATTTGGATTTACCAAAGATAAACGCGGTGAAGCAGCGTTTGCAGGTTTAATAGCTGGTTTAATTATTACAACATTAGTTCCTCTTTTAGTAAAAGAATTTTATGGTTCAATTAATCTAGGTAAAGAAGTTCCAATATATAATGATAAAAAGGTAATTACTGGTAAAATACTAGGATTTGAAGCTATTTTCGGTAATAAGTTTGATGCTATTTTAGGATCGAATGTATTATCAGCAATTGTAACAGGAGCTATTATTGCATTTGTTTATAATCGTGCAAATAATGTTGAATTACCAAAGGCGTTAGGATTTTTCTCAGGTAGAAGATTAATTCCTGCTCTTGCGATTATAACAACAACACTATTTGGTATTCTTTGAGCAATAATTTTTCCATGAATTGCTTGAATTATTTATTTTATATCAAAACACTTATCAGATAATACAAAAGTTGGTGAAGGAACAAATATATCAAATAGATTTATAAGAGCATCAATTATGGGAGTATACGGATTTATTAATCGTTTATTAATTCCTTTTGGATTGCATCACATCCCAAATAACTTATTTTGATTCCAACTAGGGGAATGAGCAAAAGAAGGTGGTGAAGCAGGAGAGAAAGTTAATGGTGACATCTTTATTTTCTTAAATGGTGTTGCTAAAAACAACCCTGGGGGAATTTTCCAAGCAGGATTCTTCCCAGTTATGATGTTTGGACTTCCAGCACTTGTTGGTGCATTTATTTGAACAGCAGAAAATAAAGTGCAAAAAATAAGAGTTTTAGGATTATTTGGTTCAGCAGCTGTTATTAGTTTTCTTTCAGGTATTACAGAACCAATTGAATTTGCCTTTTTATATGTATCGCCACTATTATACTTTATACATGCAATATTAACTGGTATATTTGCATTTATCACTGGTGCATTTGGAATACAATTAGGGTTTGGTTTTTCAGCTGGTTTATTAGACTTTATTACATCAATTCCAAAGTCACTAAGAATCATTAATGAATCTAATTTTGAGGGTCTTTCAAGAGTATTTGCAAACCCAGGTTGAATTATTCCTATTGGTTTATTAACTGCTACAACTTATTTATTTGTTGGAAAATTTGTAATTGAAAAATTAAATCTTGATACTCCAGGAAGAGGAAAAGGTGTTATTTTAGAAACAGAAACAACAGAGACACCAAAATCAATTGGACATCTAGGATTTTCTGAAAAAGCTAGATCAATAGTAAAAAATTTAGGTGGTTGAGATAACATTGTTGAATATAATAATTGCTCAACAAGATTAAGATATTTAGTAAAAGATAGTTCATTGATTAATGAAGATGGTATTAAAAAAGCTGGTGCATTTGGAATAACAAAAGTAACAGACATATCAATACAAATTATTATTGGTGTTGAAGCAGAGAAAATAAATAATGAAATTGTTTCTAATGTAGGTAATGAATTAGAATAA
- a CDS encoding MPN499 family protein: MLNEIIKLKINQTLTGFWLVPSFLKILTPRSHEFVIKYAKSLKELIIKNNLLEKNIKFSFNKDTDFSIFNTLMKLKGYDFQLNVNHINKLLPNQYIDYEIVENIIIRFDKKTLQTIYNGNIFFYSKEYFKKYYQKYKNKDNEKIFLQWTWFDFKILK, from the coding sequence ATGTTAAACGAAATAATTAAGTTAAAAATAAATCAAACACTAACTGGATTTTGATTAGTTCCGTCATTTTTAAAAATATTAACTCCCAGATCACATGAATTTGTTATTAAATATGCAAAAAGTTTAAAAGAATTAATAATAAAAAACAATTTACTTGAAAAAAACATTAAATTTTCATTTAATAAAGATACTGATTTTAGTATATTTAACACATTAATGAAACTCAAGGGTTATGATTTTCAATTAAATGTCAATCATATAAATAAATTATTACCCAATCAATATATTGACTATGAAATAGTTGAAAATATCATAATCCGATTTGATAAAAAAACCTTGCAAACTATTTATAACGGAAACATCTTCTTCTATTCAAAAGAATATTTTAAAAAATATTATCAAAAATATAAAAATAAAGATAATGAAAAAATTTTCTTACAATGAACATGATTTGATTTTAAAATTTTAAAATAA